CTCCTTCAAAGCCTAAAACTACAGTATCAAAATTATTAGGAAAAATCTCATCACCTAAGCCATCGAAAGTCCCTAAAAACCCACCATCTACGACTTCAAAAGTAACTGTGGGAGTTATGGTCAATTTAGCAGCTTTTACCGGCTCACTCATCAGTAAACCCAAGCACAGGCTGATTCCTGCAGCTAACGCCAGCTTTTGCATATAAATGACTAGCCAAAATAATACAAATTCTAACAAACTCATATCAAAAAATATATCTTCTGGTAGGTTTTAATTGCAACTAAGCCTGAAAGGTAAACTTAAGTTTCAGAAAAGCAAATAATATGAAATATTTACCAATCATCTATGTCCGTGGATATGCTGGATCAGATCAAGACGTTGAGCAAACCGTCGAAGATCCATTTTATGGATTCAATGATGGATCCGCACATATTCGGGTAGGTGCGGAAGGAAACCCGGAGCAGTTTTTTTTCGAGAGTCCACTACTGCGGCTAATTACTGACCACGATTATCGTCCTGTTTTTGACCATCATCAGGATCAGCAGCTGGAAAATTACTGGAAATCTATTTGGATCTACCGATTTTATGATGACACTACCAAAAGCTTTGGTTCTCAAAAAGCTATCAGACTCTCAATGGAGGAAGTCGCACAGGGTTTAAGAGATTTGATCACGACTGTTAAATCTAAGACAGGTGCTAAGAAAGTTTACTTAATTGCCCACTCTATGGGGGGTCTAGTTTGTCGCAGTCTGATCCAGAAGATTTATCCAGAGAACAATGAGAAAGCTTTTGATCATATTGATAAATTCTTAACCTATGGTACACCTCATGGTGGCATTCATTTTGAGATGGGGCGTGGCATAATCGAAAAAATCATCGACACGCTCAGATTAAATAATATGGATGATTTTGTCCCCCGGCGGATGTATGAATATTTGACACCTAAAACACAGCAAAAACTTTTGTTACCTGATAGCTTTGATCCTCAAAGTCTAAATGACGCTTTTCCAGTTGACCGGGTTTTTTGTATTATTGGTACAAATGCCCATGATTACGAAGCTGCTTTTGGTGTTGCACAGAGGACGGTAGGCGCTCAAAGTGATGGTTTAGTTCAAATTGAGAAAGCCTATGTGAGAGGATCGCATCGCGCCTATATTTATCGGACTCATGGTGGGCGTTTTGGAATGGTCAACTCGGAAGAAGCTTATCAAAATCTGCAACGCTTTTTCTTTGGCGATCTTAAGGTTAAACTATCTCTGTGTCATGTGGAGTTAAGCGATCGCAACACGACTTTTTATCAGATGGAAGTCCGCTCGGCTCTGCGTGGTCTTCCTGTTGCTATACATGAACAAAAAATTGAACATCATTGTCCGATCACAGTAGAATTAAACAGGTCTAAACCAGTTCCACTATTTACAGCTTTCATGATACCTAGTTACTCAGCTAGTAATGATTGTACTTGTAGATATGCGATTAAATTAGCTTTGCATTCCTTCGTGAAACAAGAGCGCAACTGGTTGTTTGGTAGCCATCTCGACCAAGTACCCCTGTGGTCTGATTTTCTGATCATTGATGTCACAGCCTTAAATGGTGAATACAGGGCTAAGTACACCTGGAATTATGAAAGTGAAGAACCGCACATTCCCATAAATCCCAATCCCAATGCAGA
The window above is part of the Nodularia spumigena CCY9414 genome. Proteins encoded here:
- a CDS encoding esterase/lipase family protein: MKYLPIIYVRGYAGSDQDVEQTVEDPFYGFNDGSAHIRVGAEGNPEQFFFESPLLRLITDHDYRPVFDHHQDQQLENYWKSIWIYRFYDDTTKSFGSQKAIRLSMEEVAQGLRDLITTVKSKTGAKKVYLIAHSMGGLVCRSLIQKIYPENNEKAFDHIDKFLTYGTPHGGIHFEMGRGIIEKIIDTLRLNNMDDFVPRRMYEYLTPKTQQKLLLPDSFDPQSLNDAFPVDRVFCIIGTNAHDYEAAFGVAQRTVGAQSDGLVQIEKAYVRGSHRAYIYRTHGGRFGMVNSEEAYQNLQRFFFGDLKVKLSLCHVELSDRNTTFYQMEVRSALRGLPVAIHEQKIEHHCPITVELNRSKPVPLFTAFMIPSYSASNDCTCRYAIKLALHSFVKQERNWLFGSHLDQVPLWSDFLIIDVTALNGEYRAKYTWNYESEEPHIPINPNPNADGFLADILLPERGTKVLGRAAAVHLEIFPWN